One genomic window of Solanum dulcamara chromosome 10, daSolDulc1.2, whole genome shotgun sequence includes the following:
- the LOC129870371 gene encoding ribose-phosphate pyrophosphokinase 4-like, giving the protein MSATTRPSPPKPLAPLPSHSSNKLRISTPIRSFKRKDFSIRCEFENSQRWTVGCVSGTDPIHIILKPPSIPMASAAVLGSTAKNSKRVCLFYCNEMKDLAERIASQSDVIELRSITWRTFEDGFPNLFISNAHGIRGQHVAFLASFSSPGVIFEQLSVIYALPKLFVSSFTLVLPFFPTGTSERMEDEGDVATAFTLARILSNTPVPRGGPTSLVIFDIHALQERFYFGDNILPCFESGIPLLLNRLQQLPDSDNISIAFPDDGAWKRFHKQLQHFPMIVCAKVREGDQRIVRIKEGDPAGHHVVIVDDLVQSGGTLTECQKVLAKHGAQKISAYVTHGIFPNRSWQRFSHDKGGSPENGMTYFWITDSCPRTVKEVKNKKPFEVLSLAAPIAAALQI; this is encoded by the exons ATGTCAGCCACAACACGGCCGTCACCGCCAAAGCCACTGGCACCACTTCCTTCCCATTCCTCAAACAAATTGCGTATTTCCACTCCCATTCGATCCTTTAAGCGTAAGGATTTTTCCATTCGATGTGAATTCGAGAATAGTCAAAGGTGGACGGTTGGTTGTGTTTCCGGTACTGATCCAATTCATATTATTCTAAAACCTCCTTCAATTCCAATGGCTTCAGCTGCTGTTTTGGGTTCTACTGCGAAGAATTCTAAGAGAGTTTGCCTATTCTATTGCAATGAAATGAAGGACCTTGCTGAGAGAATTGCTTCCCAATCTGACGTCATTGAGCTTCGTAGCATCACTTGGAG GACTTTTGAAGATGGATTCCCCAACTTATTCATATCTAATGCTCATGGCATCCGTGGACAGCATGTAGCTTTCCTTGCTTCCTTTagttctcctggagtaattttTGAGCAATTATCCGTCATTTATGCATTGCCAAAGCTCTTCGTCTCCTCATTCACACTTGTCCTTCCATTTTTCCCAACGGGCACATCTGAGCGTATGGAGGATGAAGGTGATGTTGCCACAGCTTTTACGCTTGCCAGGATTTTGTCAAACACCCCAGTTCCTCGAGGAGGACCAACTAGTTTAGTTATCTTTGATATCCATGCCTTGCAG GAGAGATTCTACTTTGGAGACAATATACTGCCATGCTTTGAGAGCGGGATCCCATTACTTCTAAATAGACTACAACAACTCCCCGACTCTGACAAT ATATCTATAGCTTTTCCTGATGACGGTGCATGGAAACGTTTTCACAAGCAGCTTCAGCATTTTCCAATG ATTGTCTGTGCTAAAGTTAGGGAAGGTGATCAACGAATTGTACGGATTAAGGAGGGAGACCCTGCAGGACATCATGTTGTGATAGTGGATGATCTTGTACAATCAGGTGGCACCCTAACGGAATGCCAG AAAGTGTTGGCTAAACATGGAGCTCAAAAGATAAGTGCTTATGTGACACACGGAATTTTTCCAAACAGATCATGGCAGCGTTTTAGCCATGACAAAGGAG GTAGTCCTGAGAATGGGATGACTTACTTCTGGATCACAGATTCATGCCCTCGAACTGTGAAGGAGGTGAAAAACAAAAAACCATTTGAGGTTCTGAGCCTTGCCGCTCCCATTGCAGCTGCACTTCAGATTTAA